A window of the Pseudomonas furukawaii genome harbors these coding sequences:
- a CDS encoding LysR substrate-binding domain-containing protein, giving the protein MLKRHMPSITALQCFEAVARHLSFTRAADELSLTQSAVSKQVAQLEELLQHLLFRRVRRRLQLTPAGSLYLTEVRKILAQVEMSTHYMLSYGGETEVLRVATPPTFGARWLIPRLKGWRLRHPNIHLDLRNELEPDALAQGRSDVAFYFGQGALPGAECIRLFSEEVVPVCAPGVMPATPFTEPTQLTELVLLQNATRPEAWHEWFLSQDRHTEHSYHGPRFDTSYMCIRAAQAGCGVALLPRFLVEEELAEGKLVIPWDHPMPSRNAYHLAYPEHAAEVPKVRDFVRWMLEQLDQED; this is encoded by the coding sequence ATGCTCAAACGCCACATGCCGTCGATCACCGCCCTGCAATGCTTCGAGGCGGTGGCCCGGCACCTCAGTTTCACCCGCGCCGCCGACGAGCTGAGCCTGACCCAGAGCGCCGTCAGCAAGCAGGTGGCGCAGCTCGAAGAACTGCTCCAGCACCTGCTGTTCCGCCGCGTGCGGCGTCGCCTGCAATTGACCCCGGCCGGTTCCCTCTACCTCACCGAGGTACGCAAGATCCTCGCCCAGGTGGAGATGTCGACCCACTACATGCTGTCCTACGGCGGCGAGACCGAGGTACTGCGGGTGGCCACGCCGCCCACCTTCGGCGCTCGCTGGCTGATCCCCCGCCTGAAGGGCTGGCGCCTGCGCCACCCCAACATCCACCTGGACCTGCGCAACGAACTGGAGCCCGACGCCCTGGCCCAGGGTCGCAGCGACGTGGCCTTCTATTTCGGCCAGGGCGCCCTGCCCGGCGCCGAGTGCATCCGCCTGTTCAGCGAGGAAGTGGTGCCGGTCTGCGCCCCCGGCGTGATGCCGGCCACGCCCTTCACCGAACCCACCCAGCTCACCGAGCTGGTGCTGCTGCAGAACGCCACCCGGCCTGAGGCCTGGCACGAGTGGTTCCTCAGCCAGGACCGGCATACCGAGCACAGCTACCACGGGCCCCGCTTCGATACCTCCTACATGTGTATCCGCGCCGCCCAGGCCGGCTGTGGCGTGGCCCTGCTGCCCCGCTTCCTGGTGGAAGAGGAACTGGCCGAGGGCAAGCTGGTGATCCCCTGGGACCACCCCATGCCCAGCCGCAACGCCTATCACCTGGCCTACCCGGAACACGCGGCGGAAGTGCCCAAGGTGCGCGACTTCGTCCGCTGGATGCTGGAGCAGCTGGACCAGGAGGACTGA
- a CDS encoding LysE family transporter: MLSFFLAAVLLGFIFNAAPGAVFSETLRRGLRDGYRPALMVQIGSLVGDATWAALGLTGLALLLDSAMVRYPLTIASALYLAWLGVQSLRDARRPPQPSPDDGGASGGAFASGAALSLTNPQNIVYWAAMGGAMAAIGVAEPTPTHLAVFFAGFMLSSLLWCFICAGLVDWFRRAASSLWHRLTYLACGLCLLGLSGMTAAELLKLA; the protein is encoded by the coding sequence ATGCTGTCCTTCTTCCTCGCCGCCGTACTGCTCGGCTTCATCTTCAACGCCGCTCCCGGCGCCGTGTTCAGCGAAACCCTGCGGCGCGGCCTGCGGGACGGCTACCGGCCGGCGCTGATGGTGCAGATCGGCTCCCTGGTGGGGGACGCCACCTGGGCGGCCCTGGGCCTCACCGGCCTCGCCCTGTTGCTGGACAGCGCCATGGTGCGCTATCCCCTGACCATCGCCAGCGCCCTCTACCTGGCCTGGCTGGGCGTGCAATCCCTGCGCGACGCCCGCCGGCCCCCGCAACCTTCGCCGGATGACGGCGGCGCCAGCGGCGGGGCCTTCGCCTCCGGCGCCGCGCTGTCCCTGACCAACCCGCAGAACATCGTCTACTGGGCCGCCATGGGGGGCGCCATGGCCGCCATCGGCGTGGCCGAGCCGACGCCGACCCACCTGGCGGTGTTCTTCGCCGGCTTCATGCTCTCCTCATTGCTCTGGTGCTTCATCTGCGCCGGCCTGGTGGACTGGTTCCGCCGCGCCGCGTCCAGCCTCTGGCACCGTCTCACCTACCTGGCGTGCGGCCTCTGCCTGCTGGGGCTGTCGGGGATGACCGCCGCGGAGCTGCTGAAGCTGGCCTGA
- a CDS encoding LOG family protein, which translates to MTLRSICVFCGASPGAKPIYREAAALLGHTLAERGITLVYGGGAVGLMGTVADAALAAGGEVIGVIPQSLMDAEIGHKGLTRLEVVDGMHARKARMAELSDAFIALPGGLGTLEELFEVWTWGQLGYHSKPLGLLEVNSFYDKLTDFLDHLVEERFVRDQHRGMLQVGGHPATLLDRLEAWRPSSAPKWVDRKPH; encoded by the coding sequence ATGACCTTGCGATCCATCTGCGTGTTCTGCGGCGCCAGCCCCGGCGCCAAGCCGATCTACCGTGAGGCCGCCGCCCTGCTGGGGCATACCCTCGCCGAGCGCGGCATCACCCTGGTCTACGGTGGTGGCGCGGTGGGCCTGATGGGCACCGTGGCGGACGCGGCCCTGGCGGCCGGCGGCGAGGTCATCGGGGTGATTCCCCAGAGCCTGATGGACGCTGAAATCGGCCACAAGGGCCTGACCCGCCTGGAAGTGGTGGACGGCATGCACGCCCGCAAGGCCCGCATGGCCGAGCTGTCCGACGCCTTCATCGCCCTGCCCGGAGGCCTCGGCACCCTGGAAGAGCTGTTCGAGGTCTGGACCTGGGGCCAACTGGGCTACCACAGCAAGCCCCTGGGCCTGCTGGAAGTGAACAGCTTCTACGACAAGCTCACCGATTTTCTCGACCACCTGGTGGAAGAGCGCTTCGTCCGCGACCAGCATCGCGGCATGCTGCAGGTGGGTGGCCACCCCGCCACCCTGCTGGACCGCCTGGAAGCCTGGCGCCCCAGCAGCGCGCCGAAATGGGTCGACCGCAAGCCCCACTGA
- a CDS encoding thiol-disulfide oxidoreductase DCC family protein, which translates to MANDARIKVFYNSACPVCRAGIEAQKDKTTACQVEWADIHQDNAAVTEIGETLEYVRERLHLLDERGVKRMGLDAFIVLWRHSPKERWKARLFSLPLIHGLAQLGYKAFARLLYRWNRRKHHW; encoded by the coding sequence ATGGCGAACGACGCGCGCATCAAGGTCTTCTACAACAGCGCCTGCCCGGTGTGCCGGGCCGGCATAGAGGCGCAGAAGGACAAGACCACCGCCTGCCAGGTGGAATGGGCCGACATCCACCAGGACAACGCGGCGGTGACGGAAATCGGAGAAACGCTGGAATACGTCCGTGAACGCCTGCACCTGCTGGACGAACGGGGCGTAAAGCGCATGGGCCTGGACGCCTTCATCGTGCTCTGGCGCCACTCGCCGAAGGAGCGCTGGAAGGCCCGGCTGTTTTCCCTGCCGCTGATCCACGGCCTCGCCCAACTGGGCTACAAGGCCTTCGCCCGCCTGCTCTACCGATGGAACCGACGCAAACACCACTGGTGA
- a CDS encoding GNAT family N-acetyltransferase → MTTPIETLNALSPADRQRLTEVWEAAVRATHHFLGEDDIQFFKPLVRDAYLDSVRLACLRDAQGRILGFVGTADDKVEMLFVDPACHGRGIGRALMAHALAGGARSVDVNEQNPQAMGFYRHLGFVQYARSEVDGSGKPFPILHLRFEEDCP, encoded by the coding sequence ATGACCACCCCGATCGAAACCCTGAACGCCCTCTCCCCCGCCGACCGCCAGCGCCTCACCGAAGTCTGGGAGGCCGCGGTGCGCGCCACCCACCATTTCCTCGGCGAGGATGACATCCAGTTCTTCAAGCCGCTGGTCCGCGACGCCTACCTGGATTCGGTGCGCCTGGCCTGCCTGCGGGATGCCCAAGGCCGCATCCTGGGCTTCGTCGGCACGGCCGACGACAAGGTGGAGATGCTCTTCGTCGACCCCGCCTGCCATGGAAGGGGCATCGGCCGGGCCTTGATGGCTCACGCCCTTGCCGGAGGCGCCCGCAGCGTCGACGTGAACGAGCAGAACCCCCAGGCGATGGGCTTCTACCGACACCTGGGGTTCGTCCAGTACGCCCGTTCGGAAGTGGACGGCTCGGGCAAGCCCTTCCCCATCCTGCACCTGCGGTTCGAGGAAGACTGCCCGTAG